In one window of Vicia villosa cultivar HV-30 ecotype Madison, WI unplaced genomic scaffold, Vvil1.0 ctg.003699F_1_1, whole genome shotgun sequence DNA:
- the LOC131641368 gene encoding uncharacterized protein LOC131641368, with product MEHSEQENIELRGTVTTLQEKLESLTTLVDSLMAAQNQPPPPNSQATVTSEVTTPVSTVAFGIPSFSMPEGWGPPFSFGTGFRHNFSGVQTATTEAPAAQGSAFIPHSGVTFSQITMALSQLTMTVPTPTVHTVPYDGNEIYHDQGDSTNQRNLVGDLQEQFNKMQLEVKATRGKDLFGKNAQELCLVPSVQIPAKFKVPDFEKYKGSSCPQSHLVMYARKMSTYADNHQLLIHYFQDSLTGAALKWYTGLDSTNIRTFNDLGEAFVRQYKYNSDMAPDRDQLRSMAQKDHEAFKEYAQRWREIAAQINPPLKEKEMTKIFLNTLSPFYYERMIASAPSDFTEMVNMGMRLEEGVRTGRLTKEGGSSSGTKKFGSGFPKKKEQSVDMVSQGRPRGNVNRRQQIAAIAPVVNTAPNPGFTPQFQQQQPRQQAQQFNNNQNRVQRAPQFDPIPMTYTELYPALVEKGLVQTRAPPPVPEKLPWWYKAEVSCPYHQGAPGHDLEHCIALKYEVQRLVKSNLLSFRNLNPNVQANPLPNHGGHVVNMVNGCPGPYRVYNINFSRADLVQMHATLCRGQNFRQHQYGSCRICCVDPHGCSIVRRDLQVLLDNGTIEIYRNRDENEVNMIGCYPHELLVSDINSEMPTVNVIVPHFNMPERMEVTYNKPKVPIAPLIICLPGPVPYDSDKAVPYNYNATMIKDGQEVPLPTLSSVENIADVSRVTRSGRVYTPLPSKQPSTPITGQNPVNTPVGNPMETPVSNTNTDVGQSSGTNVNPDFDEISKLIKRSEYKIVDQLMQTPSKISILSLLLNSEAHREALMKVLDQAFVDHDVTVDHFDGIIANITACNNLSFCDEELPEEGRNHNLALHISMNCQSDSLSNVLVDTGSSLNVMPKTTLARLSYQGMPMKFSGVVVKAFDGSRKSVIGEVNLPMTIGPHTFQIIFQVMDIQAAYSCLLGRPWIHEAGTVTSTLHQKLKFVTNGKLVTISGEQALMVSHLSNFSFIGADDVEGTQFQGLSLEDESSKKKASISSYKEAVKVVKDGTTTGWGQVVIPTKNETRAGLGCSPTFSNCTKKDETLRPIKETFISGGFLNRIPQEVNVLIEECIEEGLPDPEEEWKCYLNDSGYISQEEPYPPSEKPKGKETEPVPAEIWDTLGQPSGKFDYMVKYTAPESYKIAIEDIQPTGWGDSFEYDSQPEEVYQPCQFSQQPEITEDFGFNASAKVYNPEGGYYHINAIFEDEGEDDPAADSESVADNESLHPEDWEIHPENSEDCDSSYALQEVEEDRFNSTKNKVDKPGPSNPARPAVNVNTEDNSEENFPEYIIHRGVRCYWKAVDVPNVVRRSK from the coding sequence atggaacactctgaacaagagaatattgagcttcgtggtacagtgaccactcttcaggaaaaattggaaagtctcactactttggttgactccttaatggccgcacagaatcagccgccgccacccaacagtcaagcaacagtgacttctgaagtcactactccagtttctacagttgcattcggtattccatctttctctatgccagaaggttggggcccgcctttcagctttggtacaggtttccgtcataatttctctggggttcaaacagctacaactgaagcgcctgctgcacaaggttcagcatttattccacattcaggggtaactttttcccaaatcactatggcactttctcaacttactatgacagttccgacccctacggttcacactgttccttatgatggcaatgagatttatcatgatcaaggtgatagcacaaatcagcgtaatcttgtgggagatctccaagagcagtttaacaagatgcagttggaagtcaaagctacccgtgggaaagatttgtttggaaagaatgcccaggagctatgtttggttcccagtgtacaaataccggctaagttcaaggtccctgactttgagaagtacaaaggtagttcttgtccacaaagtcatcttgtgatgtatgccagaaagatgtctacttatgcagataatcatcagttgcttatccattactttcaagacagtttgactggtgccgcactgaaatggtacacaggtttggatagcaccaatattcggactttcaacgacctaggtgaggcctttgtccgacaatacaagtataactcggatatggctccggacagagatcagcttcggtccatggctcagaaagatcatgaagctttcaaagaatatgcccaacgatggagagaaattgctgctcagattaatccaccgttaaaagagaaagagatgacaaagatcttcttgaataccctcagtccgttttattatgaacgcatgattgctagtgccccaagtgatttcaccgaaatggtaaacatggggatgcgtctagaagaaggagtccgaaccggacgtctgactaaagaaggtggatcttcgagtggaaccaaaaagttcggaagtggtttcccaaagaagaaggaacaaagtgttgacatggtatcccaagggaggccaagaggaaacgtcaatcgtcgacaacagattgctgctattgcgccagtcgttaatacagcaccaaatccgggatttaccccgcagtttcaacaacaacagcctcgacaacaggctcagcagttcaacaataatcagaatcgtgtgcaaagagctccacagttcgatccgattccaatgacctacacagaattgtaccctgcgctggttgaaaaaggtctcgttcaaactagagcaccaccaccggtacctgagaaactcccatggtggtacaaagcagaggtctcatgcccttatcatcaaggagcacctggacatgatcttgagcattgcatagccttgaaatatgaagttcagaggttggttaaatctaatctcctctcgttcagaaatttgaatccaaatgtgcaagcaaatccactgcccaatcatggagggcatgttgtaaacatggtgaatggatgtcctggtccataccgagtctataatatcaacttctcaagagcagatttggtacaaatgcacgctactctttgtcgggggcagaattttcgccagcatcaatacggttcctgtagaatatgttgtgtggatcctcacgggtgttcaattgtgagaagagatctccaagttttgctagataatggtactattgagatctacagaaatagggatgaaaatgaagttaacatgataggatgttatccgcatgagcttttagtctcagatatcaactcggaaatgcctacagttaacgtcatcgttcctcatttcaacatgcctgagcgcatggaagttacttacaacaagccgaaggttccaattgctcctttgatcatttgtctacctggacctgttccttatgactctgacaaggcagttccatacaactacaatgcaacaatgataaaggatggacaagaagttcctttaccaactctctcatctgtcgaaaacatcgctgatgtgagtcgagtaacaagaagtggacgtgtgtatactccactaccttcaaagcagcctagTACTCCTAtaactgggcaaaatcctgttaatacaccagtggggaatcctatggaaactcctgtcagtaatacaaacactgatgttggtcaatccagtggaaccaatgtgaatcctgattttgatgaaatttcgaagcttatcaaaagaagtgaatacaagattgtggatcagcttatgcagactccttcaaaaatctcaatactttcattgttgttgaattcagaagcccacagagaagccctgatgaaagttttggatcaagcttttgtagatcatgatgtgactgttgatcactttgatgggataatagccaacataacagcttgcaacaatttaagcttctgtgatgaagaactccccgaggagggcagaaatcacaatcttgctttgcacatttctatgaactgtcagtcagactctttgtccaatgtgttggtagacaccggatcttccttgaatgtgatgccaaagacgactcttgctcgcttgtcttaccaaggaatgcctatgaagttcagtggtgtagttgtcaaagcatttgatggatcgcgaaaatctgttatcggtgaagtcaaccttcccatgacaattggtccacatacatttcaaatcattttccaggtcatggacattcaagctgcttatagctgtctgttaggacgaccatggatccatgaagcagggacagtaacttctacgctccatcagaagttaaaatttgtaacaaatggaaaattggtaacaataagtggagaacaagccttgatggtgagccatttatccaatttctctttcattggtgctgatgatgtggaaggaactcagttccaaggtctctctttagaagacgaatcttccaaaaagaaagcatcaatctcttcttacaaagaggcggtaaaagtagtgaaagatggaactaccactggctgggggcaagttgtgatcccgaccaagaatgaaaccagagcaggtctcggatgttcaccaacattctcaaactgcaccaagaaggatgaaacccttcgtccgatcaaagaaactttcattagtggaggattccttaaccgaattcctcaagaggttaatgtccttatcgaagaatgcatcgaagaaggtctacctgatcctgaagaagaatggaaatgttatctcaatgactcgggatacatatctcaggaagaaccatatcctccgtcagagaaacccaaaggcaaagaaactgagcctgttcctgcagaaatctgggacaccttgggacaaccaagtggaaaatttgattatatggtgaaatacactgcacctgaaagttacaagattgcgattgaagatatccaaccaactggatggggagattcctttgaatatgatagtcaaccagaagaggtttatcagccctgtcaattttctcagcagcctgaaattactgaagatttcggatttaatgcatctgccaaggtttataatcctgaaggtggttattatcacataaatgccatttttgaagatgaaggggaagatgatcccgcagctgactcagaaagtgtcgctgacaatgagtctcttcatcctgaagactgggaaatacatcctgaaaattctgaagattgtgactcgtcttacgctcttcaagaagtagaagaagatcgttttaactctacaaagaacaaggttgacaaaccaggaccttcaaatcctgctcgaccagcggtcaatgtcaatactgaagataattctgaggagaactttcctgaatacataatacacagaggagttcgttgctactggaaggctgtcgacgttccgaatgttgttcgccgctcaaagtaa